Within Micromonospora narathiwatensis, the genomic segment CCGGTGGTTCGTCTCCATCCTGATCGAGGACCCGACCGGGGCGCCGCTGCCGCCGGTCACGACGGAGGTGGGCGTGGACGCGGGGATCACCAGCCTGCTCACCCTGTCCCACCCGATCCCCGGGATGAGCGACGAACAGGGCAAGGTCACCAACCCGCGTTACGGACAGACCGACCAGCGCAAGCTCGCCAAGGCGTAGCGGAACCTGGCTCGCAAACAGAAGGACTCCGCGAACCGGGCCAAGGCCCGGCTCACGGTGGCCCGGATTCATGCCCGTATCGCCGACCGGCGGCGGGACCACCTGCACAAGCTGACCACTCGACTCGTCCGCGAGAACCAAACGGTCGTGATCGAGGACCTCAGCGTGCGCAACATGCTCCGTAACCGGCGTCTGGCTCGTGTCATCTCCGACGCGGCCTGGTCCCAGTTCCGGACGATGCTGGAGTACAAGGCCCGGTGGTACGGCCGTGAGGTGATACCGGTCGACCGGTGGTATCCGTCGTCCAAAACCTGCTTCACGTGCGGACAGGTCAACAACACTCTCGCCCTCAACGACCGCGTCTGGACGTGCCTCGGCTGCGGGGCTGAGCATGACCGGGACATCAACGCTGCCAAGAACATTCTCGCCGCCGGGCTGGTGGAGAGGTAAAACGCCTGCGGAGCTGAGGTAAGACCTCAAGGGAAACCTCCCGGAAAGGCAGTCGGCGATGAAACAGGAAACCCCGTGGGCGACCGTGGGAATCCCGGTCCCTTCAGGGCCGAGAGGATGTCAACCGGTACGAGACGACCCGCAGGTCGCAGCCGGGGGCGGTGGCCACCGCCGACCCGCATGAACAGCAGGTGCCTGCGGGCAGCCGGACGGTCAGGTACTCGGAGGCGCCGAGGTCCAGCAGCGCGGCGCCGTGGTCGGCCATGCTCAACAGCCCGCGGTCAGCGCGGGAAGCCGGTCGCCGGCGTCCCGGCCGACGCTGTCGGACGCGGCGAGCTGCAGACCGTCCAGCGACATCAGGATCGCGTGGGTGACCCCGGGAACGTCCTCGGCGAACTGGCGGACCAGCCAGGCGCAGCCGGGCAGCCCCTGGCCGGTGCCGTCGCCCGGGTGTGCGTGGGTCACTGTCGTCCTTCGGCGGTGGTGTTCCGGGCGTCGCCGACACCAGCGGCGAACGCCGCCGTCTCGTCCGGCCACGCCTCGGGCGGGGATCCGGCTCCGGCGTCGGCCGGCGGGCGCGGCATCGCGGCGGCCTCGTCGCGGACCGTGCGCCGCACGCGTGTGGGCAGGCCGGGCTCCGGCTGCTGCTGCTCGGTGGCCGGAGTGCCCAGCGCGGCCAGGCGTACGGTCGGCGAGTGGGCGCTGCCGCGTCGCGCGGCCGTCGGCGTACTTCGTCGGTCGGTCGCGCCGGCGGGCCGGGCCGGCGACGGCGGCGCGGAGTCGGGGCCCGGCTCGGCCGGGATCTCGCAGAGCAGCGCGCCCGGGACCAGCACGGTCGCCGTGGTGCCGCCCGAGGGCCGGTTGGTGAGGGTGACCCGCAGTTGGTGGGCGACGGCCAGGTGGGCGACGACGGCGAGCCCGAGGTGGGCGGTCGGGTCGAGGGTGACCGGGCTGGCCGGCTGGCCGTCGAGCAGCGCGTTGAGCTGGGTGAGCTGGTCGGGATGGAGACCCACGCCGGCGTCCTCGATCCGCAGCAGGACGCCGCCGTCCTCGGTGATGAACGCGGAGACGAGCACCGGGGCGGCGGGCGGGGAGAACCGGCTGGCGTTGTCCAGCAGTTCGGTGAGCACCCGGATCAGGTCGTCGGCGGCGAACTCGACCACCGCCAGCTCCACCACGTGTCCCACCCGGACGCGGGGGTAGTGCTCGACGGCCGAGGTGGCCGCCCGGATCACGTCGACCAGGGTGACTGTCCGCGGGTCGGGGTCCTCGACCCGGCGGTCCAGCAGGACCTGCAGGTTCTCCGCGTGCCGGCGGATGCGGGTGTTCGCGTGGTCGATCCGGTAGAGCCGTTCCAGCCGGTCCGGGTCCTGCTCGTCGGCCTCGACGGCCGCCAGGTGCGAGCCCACCTGGTAGGCCAGGGCGAGGACCCGCAGCGCGAACTGCTCGCAGATCGCCGGCCAGGGGTCGGGCGCGGGTTCCTCGGGTGGCGGGGGCGGGGGCTGGGGTGTCCCTTGTGGCGCGACGGACCAATGGGCGACCGTCGGGTCCAACCAGCGCGCCGCTCGTTGCCGCCAGCCGGCTCGGCGTCGATCCGCCGACGACACTGGCACGATGTCGGTG encodes:
- a CDS encoding sensor histidine kinase codes for the protein MDPTVAHWSVAPQGTPQPPPPPPEEPAPDPWPAICEQFALRVLALAYQVGSHLAAVEADEQDPDRLERLYRIDHANTRIRRHAENLQVLLDRRVEDPDPRTVTLVDVIRAATSAVEHYPRVRVGHVVELAVVEFAADDLIRVLTELLDNASRFSPPAAPVLVSAFITEDGGVLLRIEDAGVGLHPDQLTQLNALLDGQPASPVTLDPTAHLGLAVVAHLAVAHQLRVTLTNRPSGGTTATVLVPGALLCEIPAEPGPDSAPPSPARPAGATDRRSTPTAARRGSAHSPTVRLAALGTPATEQQQPEPGLPTRVRRTVRDEAAAMPRPPADAGAGSPPEAWPDETAAFAAGVGDARNTTAEGRQ
- a CDS encoding roadblock/LC7 domain-containing protein — protein: MTHAHPGDGTGQGLPGCAWLVRQFAEDVPGVTHAILMSLDGLQLAASDSVGRDAGDRLPALTAGC